The following coding sequences lie in one Neodiprion virginianus isolate iyNeoVirg1 unplaced genomic scaffold, iyNeoVirg1.1 ptg000010l___fragment_2___debris, whole genome shotgun sequence genomic window:
- the LOC124309686 gene encoding uncharacterized protein LOC124309686, whose translation MGHQSCCVVDCKNTSRNSNCKFYKFPVANWKLNQRKKWIAAVKRQNIDGSLWSPKPMDVICSEHFISGEKSDIESSPNFAPTIFPSAYRRRKVNESAVLNRHKRFMERRIMKKSLSSTAEIHPVMNFVEPPEIAEGDQNNTFMNQTVEQACEANIYFTSNVSSKTFICNRYITNNKCDAETQTEILEASTSKIITNNKKYVNKECGTPHRTFADHETQVTNMFEGFSSVKKNEQLIDLAGVTFNNFNFLLDRTKPPKKSTIGYKDRLFIFLMKLKTGLTFSALGVLFNVHRTTISRIFFDILEQLASTTANLVFWPDIDVVQATMPECFHHDYSDTRVIIDCTEFNIEIPANVDHRVYCYSHYKKNFTAKVLIGITPGGFISLKSKVAGGRKSDSQMTIESGLLDLLEDGDVVLADKGFPEIKTFIDASGKKLKMVMPPFLEKKSEFTTQQTQETYSIAKVRIHIERIMQRLRLYQVLNKFPENLFHCVDDIIHVCCVLVKRLTTSCSVTKPTILTVSAKTDWKP comes from the exons atgggTCATCAAAGTTGTTGTGTAGTCGATTGCAAAAATACAAGTCGAAATAgcaattgtaaattttataagtTTCCGGTTGCCAATTGGAAATTAAATCAGCGAAAAAAATGGATCGCTGCTGTTAAAAGGCAAAA taTTGATGGATCGTTATGGTCTCCAAAACCTATGGATGTTATATGCAGTGAACACTTCATTAGCGGTGAAAAATCAGATATTGAATCAAGTCCCAACTTCGCTCCAACTATTTTTCCATCAGCTTATAGACGACGTAAAGTCAACGAATCTGCCGTTTTGAATAG ACACAAACGCTTCATGGAGagaagaataatgaaaaagtcaTTATCGTCAACGGCTGAGATACATCCGGTGATGAATTTTGTAGAACCGCCTGAAATAGCTGAAGGTGATCAAAATAATACATTCATGAATCAAACGGTGGAGCAGGCATGTGAAgcgaatatatattttacctCCAATGTTTCATCAAAAACATTCATTTGTAATCGGTATATCACTAATAACAAATGTGATGCTGAGACACAAACAGAGATTCTGGAAGCGTCGACgtcaaaaataattacaaataataaaaaatatgttaacAAGGAGTGCGGTACACCACATAGAACGTTTGCTGATCATGAAACTCAAGTAACCAATATGTTTGAAGGATTTTCATCAGTTAAAAAAAACGAGCAACTCATAGATCTTGCTGGTGTAacatttaataattttaattttttattagaCAGAACAAAACCTCCTAAAAAATCGACGATTGGTTACAAAGATAGactgttcatatttttaatgaaattaaaaacaggACTCACTTTTTCGGCTCTTGGCGTATTATTTAACGTGCATAGAACAAcgatttcaagaatttttttcgacattttggAGCAATTAGCTAGTACGACAGCTAATTTAGTATTTTGGCCGGATATTGATGTTGTTCAAGCAACGATGCCTGAGTGTTTTCATCATGATTACAGTGATACTCGAGTAATCATCGATTGTACtgaatttaatattgaaattcctgCTAATGTTGATCATCGGGTTTATTGTTATTCgcattataaaaaaaattttactgcgaAGGTTCTCATAGGTATCACTCCAGGAGGATTTATTTCCTTGAAATCAAAAGTAGCTGGTGGTCGTAAATCTGACTCTCAAATGACAATTGAATCAGGTTTATTAGATCTTCTAGAAGATGGTGACGTCGTTTTGGCTGACAAAGGTTTTCCGGAAATTAAAACATTTATCGATgcaagtggaaaaaaattaaaaatggttaTGCCACcttttttagagaaaaaatctgaatttaCAACACAACAAACTCAAGAAACGTACAGCATAGCAAAAGTACGAATTCATATTGAACGCATAATGCAACGATTAAGACTTTATCaagtattaaataaatttcctgaaaatctatttcattGTGTAGATGACATCATACATGTATGCTGTGTTTTG GTGAAACGCCTCACAACCTCATGTTCTGTCACAAAGCCAACAATCCTGACGGTTTCCGCGAAAACCGATTGGAAACCGTGA
- the LOC124309687 gene encoding uncharacterized protein LOC124309687 yields MSIEEHIERQNDYIWRISRAVDNLRKFGEAKITYEQVKSRLNASNSSWNKFQDNHEKISEIKSAAKGDQVDASKKLSYFAKDYYGLCEEHFLSGEGVMLDLHESLKPAPTATAQAAAAPQDAPAGGSLKRLPRIDLPTFAGSYSEWKPFHDLFSSMVRENSQLSEVEKLHYLKTSVTGEPSKLIRNIALTAENFPRAWEALVLRYVNKRLLTDSHLATLFAIPRVTRKSSSELKSLYSNTCEALGALELLDRPEKLGDHIIVHMTICKLDSASLKEWEKSAGEKLEPPSFAELKAFLIGRIHTIEAVKQAHAHNQIATSKPHSSQGRSNPQTISSHTAQSKGQPCACCKGNHYIAFCSTFRDKSLDQRREVVSAKKLCFNCLGPDQQKDCRSNKTCRMCNGRHHSLLHRNSSSISTAANSGTSQGQAVVAQPAVQNVPISNSASLQ; encoded by the coding sequence ATGTCGATCGAAGAACATATCGAACGTCAAAACGACTACATTTGGCGCATCTCTCGTGCCGTCGACAACCTGCGCAAGTTCGGCGAGGCAAAAATCACTTACGAGCAAGTGAAGTCGCGGCTTAATGCTTCAAATTCAAGTTGGAATAAGTTCCAAGACAATCACGAAAAGATCAGCGAGATCAAGTCCGCAGCAAAAGGTGATCAAGTCGACGCGAGCAAAAAGCTTTCGTACTTCGCGAAAGATTATTACGGACTGTGCGAAGAGCATTTCTTGAGTGGCGAAGGAGTAATGCTTGATCTTCACGAATCACTAAAGCCTGCGCCCACAGCAACCGCGCAAGCCGCTGCAGCTCCTCAAGACGCACCTGCAGGAGGATCGTTGAAACGGTTACCACGTATCGACCTGCCCACTTTCGCGGGCAGCTACTCAGAATGGAAGCCGTTTCACGACCTCTTCTCGTCAATGGTTCGCGAAAATTCGCAACTCTCGGAAGTGGAAAAACTGCACTACCTCAAAACCAGTGTGACTGGTGAACCGTCAAAACTCATTAGAAACATCGCTCTTACCGCTGAAAACTTCCCTCGAGCCTGGGAAGCTCTCGTCTTACGATACGTAAATAAACGACTTCTGACTGATTCTCATCTCGCAACACTTTTCGCGATTCCTCGTGTCACAAGAAAATCATCATCGGAACTGAAGAGCTTGTACAGCAACACTTGTGAAGCTCTTGGCGCGCTCGAACTTCTCGATAGGCCCGAGAAATTAGGGGACCACATCATCGTGCACATGACGATTTGCAAGCTCGACTCAGCATCTCTCAAAGAGTGGGAAAAAAGTGCTGGCGAGAAACTCGAGCCCCCCTCGTTTGCGGAGCTCAAGGCGTTTCTCATCGGTCGCATTCACACCATCGAAGCCGTGAAGCAAGCTCATGCTCACAATCAAATCGCGACGTCGAAACCGCACTCATCGCAAGGAAGGTCAAATCCTCAGACAATAAGTTCACATACGGCGCAATCAAAGGGACAGCCGTGTGCTTGTTGCAAAGGTAACCACTACATCGCGTTTTGTTCGACCTTTCGCGACAAATCTCTCGATCAAAGAAGGGAAGTGGTTTCTGCAAAAAAGCTTTGCTTCAATTGTCTCGGTCCAGATCAGCAGAAGGACTGTCGATCTAACAAAACGTGTCGCATGTGCAACGGTCGACATCATTCCTTGCTGCATCGAAACTCTTCCTCAATCTCGACAGCTGCCAACAGCGGCACATCTCAAGGACAGGCTGTCGTAGCGCAACCTGCAGTGCAGAACGTACCAATCTCGAATAGCGCCAGCCTACAATGA
- the LOC124309685 gene encoding uncharacterized protein LOC124309685, whose translation MESYRRKTVTAQGIGALVPAGNVGDRAGHTPSSSYDCNYTHTHLHNRRTSGTPVLGSPDIYYTLDNETILSPDLRTHLRQQEDEEEASLEQVGNVIRRANAAIEQLLDIGAKIGKAYGRSLNLKREVRTEADNQLTQIKAELMDAINCHESEEEIDRVQTLIMSWPSKIGAVMFRVSESRRFSGTIINEMEKLRDQGQWVINRWSENAPLDLTGEEIQQMRVSWTAPKDRRPKRKKDIESDGSREEAQESSGGRRPKKTRDAAENGSGSQPQPPPPPPPEPRPPRPREAEGHCIDGTPRQSTTTAIRDTATHTETSAPTESEAEEEAFRRANEGKERKTVRIQAEGRIYLDLIRNLKRTVRTDDINVNGVRQARRNEDALVTVVGQSDATQLVLRLHNEGIAAEIMGERKRRAIIQNIEANTTEAEITQAVDRATEGQTEVVFLKSTPRGTLTACIRAPVKTIDALIRLRYVKIGWTRASTREYKEDKRCFRCGTVGHTAGSCKVPDKVCFRCKQPGHLEKECERQPAESKESKAATPLTATTTGERTVKQISAEERIRRGTRTFRSCGVQTSTQEERVTPAHRAKTIDHPRQGAFSYAEAAKAKAQTRTQPSNTTPVATAAATANGGRKRNKTQAVGQIPEQEGSRRGQRRGFAVMVRVEGEGYERTLERIKRDVPPPEGGGLRSIRRSRDGSLLMVCEEMPTAKKMADLVATKLGEGADVKILGDRAIIKIRGLDALVQAEDVRSALINEIPTEKDDSDQIEVVRIITYPWKEKAAIVKISRQTLQALNGRANMRVGWTMARIIVGPQGVRCRNCYRHGHREEVCRGPGGQGQRGNLAEGTERNRIQQGISPRGTCQEVAEFNSLVEQGATPVSNSTRNEVSPTGTELQQQQPGTENGGRGLGRWYSSNDGKASVVIINKNLSAKKLVAGRAYVVVEVDRIVIVSCYLAPNEKWRDYGRQVAEIEDTLRAILHEGPTNRKRRGVILAGDLNSKSRVWTDRTDRRGRRIEELIEALDMVCLNVNGEHTFERRGWSAVLDVTIATPDVASRISGWTVLEVETLSDHRAIGFRLQGRDEATGQRPAIQEEGTRKWILKKLNEAKLKRCAKEVKTPRKGHPEEMAEELTRSIQGVCDRVMPRRRHGGGRKTVYWWNEEIAAGRQRCMRTRRSLQRERKRRARMGEQVPEDQEDKLREERRALRKLIRASKGRAWDDLIRTIDDDVWGKPYRIVTGKLRNANAGPSSMEEALEVCATLFPAGPTLAPSGEDEGRYEDQREPVTADGGPLGYAEIDRAVRRTRTGKAPGPDGIHPEVIKRIYRVNPTPLGETIKRCLERRYFPRIWKDAELILIPKGTSKTDGVEGERKKQGYRPISLLSVLGKTLERVVDTKIKDHLKNRGFLSKNQYGFREGLSTIDAVDRVTTAIRQKTKRKGWVAGVCIDIKNAFGSIPWPEIMEAAATAELPNDLTGILRSYLQDRYIQIRAGGKSVKAQVTRGIPQGSILGPTLWNLAYNKVLSQTYSTDMEITCYADDTLILVEGRTGKETAERASRAAAEVIEQIEKLGLQIAVEKTEVVFFTKKRAPPPETVQIRGKEIHAAKSMKYLGIILDRKLNYSEHLDMASAKAIRVMNSIGRLMPNIGGPKQARRKLLARVGESIVMYGAQIWGDETRKETRARKLRVVQRACALRVASAYRTAPNEALTVIAGIQPLEITAQKWRRQWTKGGARREMESDQTPKQRKEAMRREAEEATLWARQEWCTRWRDHRNTSNWARRLIKDPNKWLDRTHGEVNYHLTQMLTGHGTFNEYLHRFRKRTVAGCAYCSATSDSVEHTIFRCQKWNAVRGQSWKRRTGEPLSPDNIVEELLSSEKRWKEIAAIIYEIISTKDKDDRNNGF comes from the exons ATGGAGAGTTATAGGAGAAAAACAGTTACGGCGCAAGGGATCGGAGCCCTAGTGCCGGCGGGGAACGTTGGTGACAGAGCAGGCCACACCCCGTCGTCATCATACGACTGCAATTATACACACACTCACTTACACAACAGGAGGACGAGCGGAACGCCCGTGCTAGGAAGCCCggacatatattatacactaGATAATGAGACCATCCTGAGTCCGGATCTCAGAACACACCTGAGACAACAGGAGGATGAAGAGGAAGCCTCCTTGGAACAAGTAGGAAATGTGATCAGGAGGGCCAATGCGGCAATTGAACAACTACTAGACATTGGAGCGAAGATAGGCAAAGCCTACGGGCGAAGCCTCAATTTGAAGAGGGAAGTGCGGACTGAGGCTGACAACCAGCTCACACAAATCAAAGCGGAGCTCATGGACGCAATCAACTGCCATGAATCAGAGGAAGAAATAGACAGAGTGCAGACCCTCATTATGAGTTGGCCCAGCAAAATCGGGGCCGTGATGTTCAGGGTCTCCGAATCTCGGCGTTTTAGTGGCACCATAATAAATGAGATGGAGAAACTGAGGGATCAAGGCCAGTGGGTGATAAACAGATGGAGCGAGAATGCCCCACTAGATCTGACGGGGGAGGAAATACAGCAAATGCGAGTATCCTGGACAGCTCCAAAGGACAGACGGCCCAAACGGAAAAAAGATATAGAAAGCGACGGCAGCCGGGAAGAGGCGCAGGAGAGCTCGGGTGGTCGCAGACCTAAAAAGACTCGTGATGCTGCGGAAAATGGGAGCGGCTCACAGCCCCAGcccccaccaccaccaccacccgAACCCAGACCACCCAGACCACGGGAAGCAGAGGGTCACTGCATAGATGGTACACCCAGACAGTCTACAACAACGGCCATCAGGGATACCGCCACCCACACGGAAACGTCCGCTCCGACGGAGTCCGAAGCAGAGGAGGAGGCATTTCGAAGAGCAAAcgaaggaaaggaaagaaagacaGTACGCATACAGGCTGAGGGTAGGATCTACCTGGATCTTATCCGAAACCTGAAGCGGACTGTTCGGACCGACGATATCAACGTGAATGGCGTTAGACAGGCCAGGAGGAACGAGGATGCGCTGGTAACGGTCGTTGGCCAGTCGGATGCGACACAACTTGTACTCAGGCTTCACAACGAAGGAATCGCCGCCGAAATTATGGGCGAACGCAAGAGAAGGGCCATAATTCAGAATATTGAGGCGAACACGACGGAGGCAGAGATCACCCAGGCGGTGGATAGAGCTACAGAAGGCCAAACGGAAGTAGTCTTCCTCAAGAGCACACCACGGGGCACCCTCACGGCGTGTATCAGAGCCCCGGTGAAGACAATTGACGCCCTTATCAGGCTGCGGTACGTAAAAATCGGCTGGACAAGAGCCAGCACGAGAGAGTACAAAGAGGATAAGAGGTGCTTCAGGTGCGGGACGGTTGGGCACACGGCAGGGTCGTGCAAGGTGCCAGACAAGGTGTGCTTCAGATGCAAACAACCAGGGCACTTAGAGAAAGAGTGCGAACGGCAACCCGCTGAGAGCAAGGAGTCAAAAGCTGCCACTCCCCTGACAGCGACCACAACAGGAGAGAGGACAGTGAAGCAAATAAGCGCGGAAGAAAGAATCCGGCGGGGAACGCGCACTTTTAGATCGTGCGGGGTCCAAACATCGACACAGGAGGAAAGGGTCACACCTGCTCATAGGGCCAAGACCATCGATCACCCTAGACAAGGAGCCTTCAGCTACGCAGAGGCGGCCAAGGCTAAGGCACAGACGAGGACCCAGCCGTCAAATACCACACCCGTGGCCACCGCGGCTGCGACGGCCAACggaggaagaaagagaaacaaaacACAAGCGGTAGGGCAAATCCCCGAGCAAGAAGGAAGTAGGAGGGGACAGCGAAGGGGTTTCGCGGTAATGGTCAGGGTCGAGGGGGAGGGGTACGAAAGAACCCTGGAGAGAATTAAAAGGGACGTTCCACCACCGGAAGGCGGGGGCCTGCGGAGCATTAGGAGGAGTAGGGACGGGTCCCTCCTGATGGTATGCGAGGAGATGCCAACGGCCAAGAAAATGGCGGACTTGGTGGCCACAAAGCTAGGGGAAGGGGCCGACGTCAAGATACTGGGCGACAGGGCAATAATTAAGATTCGCGGGCTGGACGCACTAGTGCAGGCGGAAGACGTCCGATCCGCACTGATCAATGAGATACCCACGGAAAAGGACGACAGCGACCAAATAGAAGTTGTAAGGATTATCACCTACCCGTGGAAGGAGAAAGCCGCCATTGTGAAAATCAGTCGGCAAACCTTACAGGCCTTGAATGGGAGAGCCAACATGAGAGTAGGCTGGACAATGGCCAGAATCATCGTAGGCCCGCAAGGGGTACGATGCCGTAACTGCTATAGACACGGGCACAGGGAGGAGGTGTGCCGTGGCCCTGGAGGGCAGGGACAGCGCGGAAACCTGGCAGAAGGGACAGAGCGCAATAGGATCCAACAGGGAATTTCCCCGCGGGGGACGTGCCAAGAGGTCGCGGAGTTTAACAGCCTGGTAGAGCAGGGGGCCACCCCAGTATCGAATAGTACCAGGAACGAGGTGTCCCCAACCGGCACCGAGctgcaacaacaacaacccGGAACAGAAAATGGCG GCAGAGGACTGGGCAGGTGGTACAGTAGTAATGACGGGAAAGCCAGCGTcgttattataaataaaaacctgTCCGCAAAAAAGCTGGTGGCGGGCAGGGCATATGTGGTGGTCGAAGTAGACAGAATAGTAATTGTAAGCTGTTACCTCGCaccaaatgaaaaatggaggGATTACGGGAGACAGGTGGCCGAAATAGAAGACACACTGCGAGCCATACTTCACGAGGGTCCGACCAATAGAAAGAGACGTGGGGTCATCCTGGCTGGAGACCTGAACTCTAAATCAAGGGTATGGACTGACAGGACCGACCGACGAGGCAGAAGGATTGAAGAGCTAATAGAAGCGCTGGACATGGTGTGTCTGAATGTGAACGGAGAGCATACCTTCGAGCGAAGGGGATGGTCCGCGGTGTTAGACGTCACTATAGCAACTCCGGACGTGGCAAGCCGAATATCAGGTTGGACGGTCCTAGAGGTTGAAACACTTAGTGATCACAGGGCAATAGGCTTCCGACTTCAAGGCAGGGATGAAGCGACAGGGCAAAGGCCAGCAATACAGGAGGAGGGTACCCGTAAATGGATCCTCAAGAAACTAAACGAGGCCAAGCTGAAGCGGTGTGCGAAAGAAGTGAAAACGCCACGCAAGGGACACCCCGAGGAAATGGCGGAGGAACTCACAAGGTCCATACAAGGAGTATGTGACAGGGTCATGCCAAGGCGGCGTCACGGCGGCGGAAGGAAGACCGTCTATTGGTGGAACGAGGAGATCGCGGCAGGCAGACAAAGATGTATGAGAACAAGAAGGTCCCTGCAAAGGGAACGAAAGAGAAGGGCACGTATGGGGGAACAGGTCCCCGAAGATCAGGAGGACAAGCTCAGGGAGGAGAGACGGGCACTTCGCAAGCTCATAAGAGCAAGCAAAGGCAGAGCTTGGGATGACCTCATACGTACCATCGACGACGACGTATGGGGGAAGCCGTACAGAATCGTTACGGGGAAACTGAGAAACGCCAACGCGGGACCTTCGAGTATGGAGGAAGCGTTGGAGGTATGCGCCACGCTGTTCCCAGCGGGTCCGACTCTGGCGCCGAGCGGCGAGGACGAAGGACGATACGAAGACCAGCGAGAACCAGTCACAGCCGATGGCGGACCCCTAGGGTATGCCGAAATTGATAGGGCAGTAAGGAGAACCAGGACGGGTAAGGCGCCGGGACCCGATGGCATCCACCCCGAAGTGATAAAAAGGATTTACAGGGTGAACCCGACCCCACTGGGTGAAACGATAAAGAGGTGTCTCGAGCGAAGATACTTTCCGAGGATCTGGAAAGATGCAGAGCTGATCCTTATACCGAAGGGCACGAGTAAAACCGACGGCGtagaaggagaaagaaaaaagcagGGATACAGGCCGATCAGTCTCCTGAGTGTCCTGGGCAAAACGCTGGAAAGAGTGGTGGATACTAAAATTAAAGACCACCTAAAAAATAGAGGCTTCCTCAGCAAGAACCAATACGGCTTCCGCGAAGGCCTCTCGACGATTGACGCAGTGGACCGTGTGACGACGGCCATCAGACAAAAAACGAAGAGGAAAGGCTGGGTAGCTGGAGTATGCATAGACATTAAAAATGCGTTTGGGTCCATCCCCTGGCCGGAGATAATGGAGGCAGCGGCGACGGCTGAGCTCCCGAATGACCTAACAGGGATCCTCAGATCTTATTTACAAGATAGATACATCCAGATTAGAGCTGGGGGGAAGAGCGTCAAGGCGCAAGTGACAAGAGGCATCCCCCAAGGCTCGATACTGGGGCCAACCCTCTGGAACCTAGCTTACAATAAAGTGCTATCACAAACATACAGCACAGATATGGAGATCACCTGCTACGCAGACGATACCTTGATCCTGGTAGAGGGACGGACAGGAAAGGAGACCGCAGAGAGGGCTTCCCGCGCAGCAGCTGAGGTCATTGAACAGATTGAAAAGCTGGGACTGCAGATCGCGGTTGAAAAAACAGAGGTGGTCTTCTTTACGAAGAAAAGAGCTCCACCGCCAGAAACAGTGCAAATTAGAGGAAAGGAGATCCATGCTGCCAAAAGTATGAAATACCTAGGCATCATCCTTGATCGGAAACTGAACTACTCGGAGCACCTGGACATGGCGTCGGCCAAGGCCATAAGAGTTATGAACAGTATCGGGAGGCTTATGCCCAATATCGGGGGACCGAAACAGGCGAGACGTAAGCTACTCGCACGCGTTGGCGAGTCCATCGTAATGTACGGGGCTCAAATCTGGGGAGACGAGACTAGAAAGGAGACGCGAGCCAGGAAGCTCAGAGTTGTTCAGAGGGCATGTGCACTGAGGGTTGCGTCGGCGTACCGAACGGCACCCAATGAGGCTCTTACCGTCATCGCAGGGATACAACCTCTAGAGATAACGGCGCAAAAATGGAGGCGGCAGTGGACCAAGGGAGGAGCAAGACGGGAGATGGAAAGCGACCAAACCCCGAAGCAGAGAAAAGAGGCGATGAGAAGAGAGGCGGAGGAAGCGACGCTTTGGGCGAGACAGGAGTGGTGCACCAGGTGGAGGGACCACCGCAATACTAGTAACTGGGCTAGGAGACTTATCAAAGACCCGAATAAATGGTTGGACAGGACGCATGGGGAAGTAAACTACCATCTGACGCAGATGCTCACCGGACATGGGACGTTCAATGAGTACCTGCACAGATTCCGGAAACGGACAGTGGCAGGATGCGCCTACTGCAGTGCGACCTCAGACAGCGTCGAGCACACAATATTTAGGTGCCAAAAATGGAACGCAGTGAGAGGTCAATCCTGGAAGAGGAGGACTGGAGAACCACTAAGCCCGGACAACATCGTCGAGGAGTTGCTCTCCAGCGAGAAAAGGTGGAAGGAGATCGCGGCAATAATCTACGAAATCATCTCAACGAAAGATAAGGACGACAGAAACAATGGCTTCTGA